In Planococcus shixiaomingii, the DNA window AGCTTAAGACAGTACACGCAGAAAATACGGATTTCCGCAGTGGCTGACTTAAGAACTCGAAGGGCAAGGTGCTGGAATAAGACAAAGAAAAGGGAAAGCACTTATAAAAATGCCCGGGAAAAAACAAAAATCCCCTTACCTCGCAAGGTAAAGGGAATTTGCTCACCACCAAATAATAGTTGTGAAAGTAAGAATAGTGATAAAAGCAACAAACATTCCGCTGAACATGAAGAATGCGATCATGCCTGTACCTTTATTGTTTAAGTGCATAAAGTGATAAAGCTGAAGCACCACTTGGACTGCCGCCAACAATAGAATGATTGGCACAATCAAGTATGGAGAAAAGCCAGCTGCTACCGTCGTAAATGCAATCAGTGTCAAGAAGA includes these proteins:
- a CDS encoding cytochrome C oxidase subunit IV family protein; the encoded protein is MAHDVHEYVRTKEEHEHVKRKRAQEMRNMLTSFAIMIFLTLIAFTTVAAGFSPYLIVPIILLLAAVQVVLQLYHFMHLNNKGTGMIAFFMFSGMFVAFITILTFTTIIWW